Sequence from the Gloeocapsopsis dulcis genome:
AATGGAAGGTCCTAACCCTGCTTCAGTATTGCGCAACTCAATGGTGGTAGCAGGTGGTGCTTATGTGTTGTTTAAACTACAACCAGTTTTAGTCTTATCACCTGTTGCGCTCAACGCCTTAGTGATTCTAGGCACAGTTACGGCAATTGGTGCATCGTTGGTTTCGCTAGCACAAATCGATATCAAGCGAGCATTATCGCATTCTACAAGTGCATACATGGGTTTAGTTTTCATTGCAGTAGGAATGGAGCAAGGCGGGGTAGCACTAGTACTGTTATTTACCCATGCGATCGCCAAAGCATTATTATTCATGAGTGCAGGTTCAGTCATTCTCACGACCCATACCCAAGATTTAACTGAAATGGGTGGTTTGTGGTCGCGGATGCCCGCAACAACGACAGCTTACCTCGTGGGAGCCGCAGGTATGGTTACACTAATACCTTTGGGGAGTTTTTGGGCAAAGCTGCAATGGGCTGATGGCTTTTGGAACAGCAATCCTTGGGTAGTCGGAATCTTATTTTTAACAAATGGGTTAACAACCTTAAACCTTACCCGCGTGTTCCGATTAGTGTTTTGGGGCGAACCACAAGCAAAAACGCGCCGCGCACCGGAAGTTGGTTGGCAAATGGCAGTACCAATGGTGAGTTTAACGGTGACAACACTGCTAGTACCACTTTTATTACAACAATGGCAACTACTTCCTAGTTGGGAAGAGGTGAATTCGTATGCAGTGTTAGTTCTTGTCCTATCAAGCGTCTTAGGATTAACCATCGGCTTGACGATCTACCTCCATAAAGCATGGTCGAGATCAATTCAGCTTCCGTGGAGATTCATTCAAGATTTATTAGGCTATGACTTCTATATTGATCGTCTGTATCGCATAACGGTTGTGAGTGCCGTTGACTTCATGTCGCGACTGAGTTCGTGGGTTGATCGCTATTTAGTTGATGGCTTCGTTAATTTAGTTGGCATCGCGACAATTATTAGCGGACAAGGCTTGAAATACAGCAGTTTTGGGCAATCACAGCTTAATCTGTTGACAATTGTCTTTGGAGTGAGTCTGCTTGGTTTTTTGATTAGCTGGTCTTTTGGTCTACTCGATCACTGGCAATTATTTTGGGAAGCAATGAGGAGATAGTAGCCGCTTCTAGTCACTATTGTTGTATTGAGGATCTCGTTTATCAATGCTAAGTGCTTTGATTTTAGTGCCGTTGATTGGTGCAGCAATTGTCGGATTTTTCCCTAAAGCGATCGCACCTAATAATTCGCGTAATATCGCTTTAATCTTCGCTAGTATTCCATTCTTGCTGACAGTTGTCCTCGCATCGCAGTTTAATCCTACCAACGTCAGCCAACAATTTTCCGAGTTTATACCTTGGATCACTGTCATTGGCTTAAACTATCATCTGGGAGTTGATGGTTTATCGTTACCCCTGCTGGTATTAAATGGTCTACTTACCTGTATTGCAATTTACAGCAGCGATGAAGAAGTCCACCGTTCGCGCTTCTACTACTCGCTTATCCTGGTTCTAAGTGGGGCAGTTAGCGGAGCATTTTTAGCACAAGACTTGCTTTTGTTTTTCCTCTTTTATGAAATAGAACTTATTCCGCTGTATTTGTTGATTGCCATTTGGGGAGGACAACGGCGGGGATATGCAGCAACGAAGTTTTTAATTTATACCGCAACCTCTGGAATATTACTTTTAGCGAGTTTCTTGGGTTTGGTTTGGTTAAGTGGCGCTTCCAGTTTTGCGTTAGCTACTCTAGATACCAACGCGTTACCATTGGCAACGCAGATTATTCTCCTAGGGGGAATCTTACTCGCTTTTGGAATTAAGATTCCGTTAGTGCCCTTGCATACCTGGCTACCAGATGCCCACGTAGAAGCTTCTACACCAATTTCTGTATTGCTAGCGGGTGTACTCCTTAAGCTAGGTACATATGGCTTACTGCGCTTTGGTTTGGGCTTATTACCACAAGCATGGGAGGTGTTAGCACCAGGGTTAGCAATTTGGGCAGTTGTGAGTGTATTGTATGGTGCTTCGTGTGCGATCGCTCAAACTGATATGAAAAAAATGGTTGCCTACAGTTCAATTGGACATATGGGCTACATTCTCTTAGCGGCCGCCGCTGCAACTCCACTGAGTATCTTGGCAAGTGTTTTGCAAATGGTCAGCCACGGGTTAATTTCGGCATTACTGTTTCTGTTAGTGGGCGTTGTCTACAAAAAAACTGGCAGTCGCGATATTGAAACTTTGCGTGGTTTACTCAACCCTGAACGCGGTTTACCCCTGATTGGCAGTTTAATGGTGTTGGGTGTGATGGCAAGCGCCGGTATCCCTGGCATGGTAGGATTCATATCTGAATTTCTCGTATTTCGGGGTAGTTTTCCCGTATTTCCTACAGAAACTGTGCTGTCAATGGTTGGAACTGGCTTAACTGCGGTTTACTTTTTATTACTCATTAACCGCGTGTTTTTTGGTCGCCTTTCAGCGCAAGTTATCGATTTACCCCGCGTGTATTTTCGCGATCGCGCCCCTGCTGTTGTATTAGCAGTTTTGATTGTCATTTTCGGATTGCAGCCAACTTGGTTAACCCGTTGGAGTGAAACTGCAACGACAGCTATGAGTGCGAGTCCAGTCATTGCCCAGCGAACACAATTAGCCAGCGACATAGGAGATTCAAAGTTTTGAGTTTTGAATTACAAAGAAGTGTCTTAACTCATAACTCAGCACTCATAACTTTCCTGCACCTCTGCTGCCTATTTGTATCAACATTAAAGTAAAAAGGTATTAGGAGAACTAGAGATGGTCAGCATCACTAATGAGCCCATCAACCATCCCTTTGCTACATATATTACTCGCATAGAAACTGGAAAAACCTTGGTTCCTGATTCTTCAGAGAATGTTCTCGATGTCGTCGGTATCCTCAAAAGCTATGGTATTGTTCTGGACGCTTACTCTAAAAATCTGATCTACATTTCTGAAAATCAGTTCCTTGTTTTGTTTCCCTTCTTCAAATACTTTAATGGGGAAATCTCATTACAAAAACTCTTACGGCACTGGTGGCACGATCGCATTAACTTTGAATATGCTGAGTACTGCATGAAAGCAATGCTATGGCATGGTGGCGGTGGTTTAGATAGCTATTTAGATTCAGCTGAATTTAAAACACGCGCAGCAGCAGCGATTCAAGCTAAGTTTAAAAGTAATCCTTTCATGTTGGGATTGAATCAACTGTTTCCTGACTTTCTCACCGAACAAGTCCGCGTTTTGTCTTATTACAGCGCATTGGGTCAATTTTGGCGCGTTATGAGTGATATGTTTATAGCTTTGTCGGATCGCTATGACAAAGGAGAAATCAAAACTATTCCTCAAGTTGTCGAGTATATTAAAGCAGGTTTAGTTGCTGCTGCAGCAATACCAATTACCTACTCTATCAAAATTCGCGGCGAAGTCTACGATATTGTTCCTAAATCTGTTGGTTTAACATTTCTTGCTGATACCGCTATACCTTACGTCGAAGCAGTTTTCTTTCGTGGTACGCCATTTCAGGGCACAGTTTCCTACAACGCCCAAGCACATCAAATTCCTCCTGATCAAGCTCGATTTGCTTATGGGGCACTCTATGCTGATCCTCTACCCGT
This genomic interval carries:
- a CDS encoding NAD(P)H-quinone oxidoreductase subunit F, which codes for MNQTLFLTSWWVPFYGLIGAILTLPWATGIVRRTGPRPAAYLNLLMTGVAFLHSLFVWKDIWNQEPQILLFTWLKAADLDLSIAVELSPVTMGAAVLIAGLSLLAQVYALGYMEKDWALARFFALIGFFEAALSGLALSDSLFLSYVLLELLTLSTYLLVGFWYAQPLVVTAARDAFLTKRVGDILLLMGVVTLSVMAGSLNFSELNQWAQTAELSPLTATLLGLALIAGPAGKCAQFPLHLWLDEAMEGPNPASVLRNSMVVAGGAYVLFKLQPVLVLSPVALNALVILGTVTAIGASLVSLAQIDIKRALSHSTSAYMGLVFIAVGMEQGGVALVLLFTHAIAKALLFMSAGSVILTTHTQDLTEMGGLWSRMPATTTAYLVGAAGMVTLIPLGSFWAKLQWADGFWNSNPWVVGILFLTNGLTTLNLTRVFRLVFWGEPQAKTRRAPEVGWQMAVPMVSLTVTTLLVPLLLQQWQLLPSWEEVNSYAVLVLVLSSVLGLTIGLTIYLHKAWSRSIQLPWRFIQDLLGYDFYIDRLYRITVVSAVDFMSRLSSWVDRYLVDGFVNLVGIATIISGQGLKYSSFGQSQLNLLTIVFGVSLLGFLISWSFGLLDHWQLFWEAMRR
- a CDS encoding NADH-quinone oxidoreductase subunit M produces the protein MLSALILVPLIGAAIVGFFPKAIAPNNSRNIALIFASIPFLLTVVLASQFNPTNVSQQFSEFIPWITVIGLNYHLGVDGLSLPLLVLNGLLTCIAIYSSDEEVHRSRFYYSLILVLSGAVSGAFLAQDLLLFFLFYEIELIPLYLLIAIWGGQRRGYAATKFLIYTATSGILLLASFLGLVWLSGASSFALATLDTNALPLATQIILLGGILLAFGIKIPLVPLHTWLPDAHVEASTPISVLLAGVLLKLGTYGLLRFGLGLLPQAWEVLAPGLAIWAVVSVLYGASCAIAQTDMKKMVAYSSIGHMGYILLAAAAATPLSILASVLQMVSHGLISALLFLLVGVVYKKTGSRDIETLRGLLNPERGLPLIGSLMVLGVMASAGIPGMVGFISEFLVFRGSFPVFPTETVLSMVGTGLTAVYFLLLINRVFFGRLSAQVIDLPRVYFRDRAPAVVLAVLIVIFGLQPTWLTRWSETATTAMSASPVIAQRTQLASDIGDSKF
- a CDS encoding CO2 hydration protein, whose protein sequence is MVSITNEPINHPFATYITRIETGKTLVPDSSENVLDVVGILKSYGIVLDAYSKNLIYISENQFLVLFPFFKYFNGEISLQKLLRHWWHDRINFEYAEYCMKAMLWHGGGGLDSYLDSAEFKTRAAAAIQAKFKSNPFMLGLNQLFPDFLTEQVRVLSYYSALGQFWRVMSDMFIALSDRYDKGEIKTIPQVVEYIKAGLVAAAAIPITYSIKIRGEVYDIVPKSVGLTFLADTAIPYVEAVFFRGTPFQGTVSYNAQAHQIPPDQARFAYGALYADPLPVGGAGIPPTLLMQDMRHFIPDYLHKLYQKRSRRGEDDLRVQICISFQKSMFCVTNAAILGLMPHPVDTIVPEEQAANRAFLVTWMDRFMTSRLQDVQVA